Proteins encoded in a region of the Neoarius graeffei isolate fNeoGra1 chromosome 3, fNeoGra1.pri, whole genome shotgun sequence genome:
- the dctpp1 gene encoding glutamyl-tRNA(Gln) amidotransferase subunit B, mitochondrial, producing MEKTKQNGFLPASAAENKTNSAVHMRPNGHRGAAEGFRFSPEPSLEDIRRMQGEFTDERDWNQFHQPRNLLLALVGEVGEVSELFQWRGEVPEGLPDWTESEREHLAQELSDVLIYLVELAEKCRVDLPQAVLRKMALNRLKYPASKVHGSAKKYTEYQD from the coding sequence atggaAAAAACGAAGCAAAACGGTTTTCTTCCCGCGAGCGCAgctgaaaataaaacaaattccGCGGTGCACATGAGACCAAATGGCCACCGTGGAGCAGCCGAGGGATTCCGCTTCAGCCCGGAGCCGAGTCTGGAGGACATCCGCCGGATGCAGGGCGAGTTCACGGACGAGCGCGACTGGAATCAGTTCCACCAACCGCGCAACCTGCTGCTGGCTCTGGTCGGGGAGGTGGGCGAGGTGTCCGAGCTGTTCCAGTGGCGCGGGGAGGTGCCGGAAGGCTTACCGGACTGGACCGAGTCTGAGCGCGAGCATCTGGCCCAGGAGCTCAGCGACGTGCTCATCTACCTGGTGGAGCTCGCAGAGAAGTGCCGCGTGGACCTGCCGCAGGCCGTGCTGCGCAAGATGGCCCTCAACCGGCTCAAATACCCGGCCAGCAAAGTGCACGGGTCGGCCAAGAAGTACACCGAGTATCAGGACTGA